The Pararge aegeria chromosome 21, ilParAegt1.1, whole genome shotgun sequence genomic sequence agttagcagatcattttttgacaccctttttttgggggtaaaaacgccagaactattcgtaaaaatcatcaggaactctagaactcagctgcatgcgaagagaactccgttttatttttgatctgctggcaaatgctctgctaacttcacctacaccCTTTAACGTCCCAATGCAGGGCACAGGCCTCGtgtctcataggagagacggttttataGCATAGTCCTACCACGCTACTTcattgcgggttggtgggcttcaacgactattaccacaataattaactaataataaccgggacccaCGACTTTAGGTGTTCTCTCAGGCAAGGGGGCTGACACTGCGAACTTTCTAAATCCGGACTAGTaccgaaaattctttaatagaaagACCTTATACAATTTTAGGGTGaataaatatatgtgttataataaacaagggtaaacttctcccattCATAGTCGCCGTGCTTGCCatttaatcgggggatataatttttgtcttctgtcTATGCTAGATACTTTCACTTTAATGCGATCAATATTGTGAAAAGCTCGCCCAACCTTgctggagcagcgtggtggtttaACACTCTGAACTCTATGACGCTCTAGCCCACCAGTTGAGTATGTGGTTATAGGAAGAGACAAATATTCCACAAAGAAACTATTCCTTATCCATAAATATGTTACGGTTTTCTGAGCTGTTTaccaattatttcaaaataaaacaaattatttttatcattttttttaataatgcaataatataattgttccttttaaataaattgattttggttaaatattaaaaatatataaataaattttatatttaaaataaattaaagttgaattaaatatttttttaactctagaTCTCTATAGAACTTTCAGGCGTGTTTTTATTCAATCCATAGATTAAAGAAAAAGaactacaaaattttattttatttttgtttatataacaaaattttatttatataacaagttttatttttgatctgctggcaaatgctctgctaacttcacctacaccCTTTAACGTCCCAATGCAGGGCACAGGCCTCGtgtctcataggagagacggttttataGCATagttatagtaaaataaattaaagttgaattaaatatttttttaactctagaTCTCTATAGAACTTTCAGGCGTGTTTTTATTCAATCCATAGATTAAAGAAAAAGAACTACAAaacataaattagaaattatagaataataattcgTGGGTGCCAAAAAGTTTCCCATAAAATTACGTTCGTTTTAATAGTCTATATTAGTGATACGGATTTGAAATCTTCTAAGCCGCTACTTCTTTAAGTTCTTTCTCGTACATCGCGACGTATTTGCTTTCAGGATCGTATTTAGCGCAGAGCTGAACCCAGTAATCGTTCTCCTTATTGATGAGATGGGCGATCACCTTCTTCGTACCAGCTTTCTGCGCTTTTGTGCAGTGCTCGCAGTTGGTTTCAAGAGCATCTTTGATGTGCACTGTAAGAAAACATAGCCTTTTGAGCTAGTGTAGTGTAGTGCTAGTGCAATTTtaagattagaaaaaaaaagtgtctcCCGTATTATGAACACCTAAGATAATTAATTGGACCTAGTTCTTAGATATTAACTTATGTATAATTTGAATAAAGTCTCACGTGTGTGGAACTTTTCGGAAGGAAAAAAATGGTCTCTTCATTCGTACGAGAAAAGGTTTTAAAGCATTTAAGAACCATGCTGCTCCAACAGCCTATAAATTGCCCATTGCCAGCCCACTGATGGACGATGGTCTAATAAGAACCTCATCCAAAGGGTGGGTTTGTCCATAACAaccacgttgggcagacgggcttaggatggtagtagtagcacacacggggctgctgcccgttttccgtttCATTTCCATAGTCGCCTCATGCGACACACGCAGGAAGAATGGtgggtttttttatattaatagcgggcaaacgagctaGTGGGTcatctgatgttaagtgatcaccgccgcccataaacatctgtagcaccagaggagccaccgatgcgttgccggcttttaaggactTTGTTTATTCTGACAGCTGTTTATAATTCAGGGATAATAAATTGGACCGACGGCATAACTTGCTCTCCACATTCATGTACTTGGCCCGTTCCATAATTTGGATTCGGGATCTCATGATCCGTCTCGACACAAACTACTGACCCTTAGACCTTAGTAGCGGCGATTCGAACCCGAATacacatctaacttttcggtGTTATGTGCATTTGAAgcgattaaatatcacttgctttaatggcgACGGAAAACTTCTTAACGTAACCTGCTTGCTAGAGATGTTTACATAATCTTCCCAAATCGTTAAATCAATCCAcatttggccagtgtggtgggctAGAGCCCTAACCATTCTTTCCTTGACCCATGCCCCACAATGGGcggttaatgggttgataatgattctaaattcaaatattcaaattttgaaacgtcaagtgcgTCTGTTTGTTAATCATACCAGACAACCGATTGGTCCGGAAGGCAGAAAAtgatgtacaattttttttatgataaaataaaattaagtttttacagAATCGGGGTACAGGCATTTAAACCGACACGATGATGTTGTCgttaatcataaaaaatacgaTTTCTCTTGTCGTTGTGAATATCATTATATTCTTTATGCATTATGAGTCATGAGATTCAAGGTACAAGGACttaaaaaatgtacattaatttgatattttacaagaaaaaaaacattttgtaaataaaccGTTTAACCGCCTCAGCTCTGCTTTGAGAATGATTTTATCTACGAgattatatctataaataaatttgaagtatGTCTTTGCCATGTTAAAATAACAGCTTTACActaattatcttttaataataactagctgacgcgcgaatttcatttcgccttaataCTTTGTAAAGTACTgctcatcttactccggattaATGTAGCCTTCTTTAGGCGACATCAACCGTTCTACGTTTTTAGACattgacgtgcgctgtcagttgtgtttttgattttaaaaatattgttttatcgataaatattattattctatacttattatcctattccggactaacagAAATccaacaaaacagaaataatgaaaatcggtccatccgttctcaaggTATACTTAAATGGTGTAACTagcacgactttgttttatatatatatacagataataatataagttttattgaatacaatattttttacagaaatataaaaatagaaaaaaaaacacttaattaGAATATAAGTTACGCCATTGCGGTCAATAGGCCACCTCCTCAGCTCTGTGTTGCTGTAGATCgattttaagattttaagtAGGGACCTCAACTGACATGCActaatgttttttcagtgttttaAGAAAATCtcaaatatatacctacctactttaaaacaagaaaatatcatcatcattattaacagattaccggctcactacagggcaggggtctccTCAAGGTCGCAGTTTCAAGGTCATCTAGTTAGGTCGTATATCACCACGCtaggccaagtgcggtttggtagactacacaagtctttgagaacattattggtATCCCTTAGGCATATATGTTCGTAATAATCatttttgacagccggttggcgcggtgggcagtgaccctgctttccgcgtccaaggccgtgggttcgattcccacaactgggaaaaatgtttatgtgatgaacacgaatgtttttcagtgtatgggtgtttatctgtatattataagtatttatgtgtattatattcataaaaatattcatcagatattgtaatagccataacacaagctacgcttactttggggctagatggcgatgtgtgtattgtcgtagtatatttataaaaataaaaaaaaacatttatcttttgagaacattatagagaacttttgGACATATAGATTCCTACTGATAATTTTCCTTCATTGATAAagtgagtgatatttaattgcttcaaacggtCAACTTAGTAAGGATAGGGGGGCGTGCCTGGGTTGTACTCGGAGCAGTCCTCACCGCTAaaggtataatataactttggGAGTGAtctataaacatatttttttacttggaATAAGATGCTCCGTCACCCGttttattttacagttattaCTGACGCACAGGTATGCCCTATTTgtatgtggaaaaccattgAATATAAACAGACTAGCAGTTCACAGGATATGTCAGAACTATGTCCTAAAAAATGCCAGCCTGTGTtaatcaacctgaggcgtaagtgaTAAGCTTCGTgtgctgtaattacaccagaaATCACGCCCTTCGTACTGAAACACATCAAtgccggcagaaataagcgatATAATGGCGATACTGTGTACTCCCCCAGATGGGCTCTATTGCAAAAACCTTTACTACGAGGTACTACTTCGACAGAACAGTGATAGActattggttaggacttcggcttaactttcggggaCCAAGTCGAATACGAGCTACCTCttactttcctaagttatgtgcgtttaagcaattaaaatatcacttgcttcattgCTGAAGgcaaatatcgtgaggaaacatacttcatacctgagagttctccataatgttctcaaaggcgcaatccgcattgggccagcgtggtggacctagACCtggaacccttctcattgtaggagaagaTACACGCCCTGTAGGTGatcggtgatgggttgatatgatgactagGCTCTTCTACTAACAGACTTACATTTCAGTTCCTTTGCCTCGGGAGAACATTTGCCTTGGTCTAACAAGCATTTGATGTATGGCAGGAGCAGACGACGGTTGTCCATAATCTCGTCCAAATCGATATTGTCATACTTGTCTGTGTACTTGTCTGGCCTGGCCAAGCATACGGCCACTAAGGCGAATAAGAAAATGATGGTCTTCATGGTAGAAGCTTTTCTGTGAACAATATTgtgtcattaaaatatattagccTAACCTAAATGCCTATGTGCCGCTTGTCAGCTGGCGGTGGGATTGCATTATATGATGCGGTATCTCGACCTGGCGGCGTATTTGTTCACCTACCCGCTTTAATTTTGTATATCATTAGAGGATTGTCCATACAAACtcaatggagtttcaggacatcaagtctccatgtatacctatctacttatgattgtatgaaaaaaaaaaaaaattactgactTGACAGGAGATGTCCCATCTCATAATTTACATAGGAAAAATGATCGTGAATTGGACACTTTGGAATCGATACGACCGGTTAAGATTGTTGTGAGCTTTTtttaagaccagggcgcgttttggaccctttaggttaggttaggttagctttagttttaagttgacgaattaaGTTTTATCCTTGGGTTtctagctttattttattttttcataattttcttaacaatCCAAATTTTCTCACCTTTAAAACTATTTACCTAAACACGAAATGTTTCGGACGTAAAAAATAGGAAACCGGTACCGACGTATGCCAGTGAAATACTTAGCAGCGAAaagcatttcatttttatttagatagtTTCAGTTACAAGAACCTAATGTTTAAGGAAATAAATGTTACCGAACTATTACACTAATCATCGATTTGATTCATCTTGATCCAACTATGCAGAAGGTAAAAGAAAATCATCTATATCATCACAGATAATAAAGTACGAATAGTGAGCTCACTGATTAAcgccatttatttaatatgttactattggCCATCCTATTCAGTTGCTTTTCTGACAGTGGTTTACCTTTGGCAACCCTGCATAAAACATGTATGACTGATCAATTGTCGAcaccattgatttaatttgttaacatGAAATTGTAAGCTCATTGATCGACGCTGGCAAATTAATACAAGAAAAGAaacttgatttaatatttgaagAAAACTTTTGAAATTTGCAACTAACAGACTTATGAAGACTTATGAAAAAGTACTCAATATGGTCAATTGAAATGTTGAATTTCACCGAGAAAATTcctgaaatattattaatttaattaagtttttattcataagtaacattttagattttattcggATAGTACTaacaactttttatattatattaataaaaaaaatagttttttattttatcaaatttcaACGTAAAAGATACGTACCTGATATTAGATGTTTAACCACTGATTTGAACGCAAGCACTGCTTACCTCTCATTACCCATGTATCTTTTTATACTTATTCATTGAGGACAATATTAAAACTAAGtaagtacttatattta encodes the following:
- the LOC120633072 gene encoding allergen Tha p 1-like, coding for MKTIIFLFALVAVCLARPDKYTDKYDNIDLDEIMDNRRLLLPYIKCLLDQGKCSPEAKELKLHIKDALETNCEHCTKAQKAGTKKVIAHLINKENDYWVQLCAKYDPESKYVAMYEKELKEVAA